A region from the Halomarina litorea genome encodes:
- a CDS encoding transcription initiation factor IIB has protein sequence MTPLPVPGVTTRPAEPVTTHTTFRRNRTSTETNDERADGTEETTEDDERLVCPECGGQLSHDGKHGETTCRECGLVVDEDEIDHGPEWRAFDSAERDSKSRVGAPTTKMMHDNGLSTNIGWQDRDAYGNSLSSRQRAKMQRLRTWNERFRTRDSKERNLKQALGEIERMGSALGLPKNVRETASVIYRRALAEDLLPGRSIEGVATSAVYAAARQASLPRTIGDVAAVSRVGEQEFTRTYRYIVRELKLEVQPPDPEDYVAQHASELGVSDELEERAHSLLRTAKNAGIHSGKSPVGLAAAALYAAGLLTNETLTQRAVAEATDISEVTIRNRYRELLEAEQGSQDHAVAAD, from the coding sequence TTGACTCCGCTTCCCGTACCGGGCGTCACCACGCGTCCGGCCGAACCAGTTACCACCCACACCACGTTCCGACGGAACCGGACCAGCACGGAAACGAACGACGAACGAGCGGACGGGACCGAGGAGACGACGGAGGACGACGAGCGGTTGGTCTGCCCCGAGTGTGGCGGCCAGCTCTCACACGACGGCAAGCACGGCGAGACCACCTGCCGAGAGTGCGGTCTCGTCGTGGACGAAGACGAGATCGACCACGGCCCCGAGTGGCGGGCGTTCGACTCGGCCGAGCGCGACAGCAAGTCACGCGTCGGCGCGCCCACCACGAAGATGATGCACGACAACGGCCTGTCGACGAACATCGGCTGGCAGGACCGGGACGCCTACGGCAACTCCCTGTCCTCGCGCCAGCGCGCGAAGATGCAGCGCCTGCGCACCTGGAACGAGCGCTTCCGGACGCGTGACTCCAAGGAGCGCAACCTCAAGCAGGCGCTCGGCGAGATAGAGCGCATGGGGTCGGCGCTCGGCCTCCCGAAGAACGTCCGCGAGACGGCCAGCGTCATCTACCGCCGCGCACTGGCGGAGGACCTGCTCCCGGGCCGGTCCATCGAAGGGGTCGCGACGAGCGCGGTGTACGCCGCCGCACGGCAGGCGTCCCTGCCGCGGACCATCGGGGACGTCGCCGCCGTCAGCCGCGTCGGCGAACAGGAGTTCACCCGGACGTACCGCTACATCGTCCGCGAACTCAAACTGGAGGTCCAGCCGCCGGACCCCGAGGACTACGTCGCCCAGCACGCCTCCGAACTCGGCGTCAGCGACGAACTCGAAGAGCGCGCCCACAGCCTGCTCCGAACCGCGAAGAACGCGGGCATCCACTCGGGCAAGTCGCCGGTGGGCCTCGCCGCGGCCGCCCTGTACGCCGCCGGCTTGCTCACCAACGAGACGCTCACCCAGCGGGCAGTCGCGGAGGCGACGGACATCAGCGAGGTGACCATCCGCAACCGCTACCGCGAACTGCTGGAGGCGGAGCAGGGCAGTCAGGACCACGCGGTGGCCGCCGACTGA
- a CDS encoding thymidine kinase, translated as MHAITRSGWVEVITGCMFSGKTEELIRRLRRAEIAGQSVAVFTPALDDRYGETTIGSHDGQHWEATVVENDGEDVYELLDHLNGEQVVAIDEANFFSEDLVGVCERLAADGRRVIVSGTDQTFRGEPFDPVPQLVALAEYVDKLQAICTVCGEPASRNQRLIDGEPAHADDPTIMVGAEESYQARCRNCHTVRRD; from the coding sequence ATGCACGCCATCACCCGGAGCGGGTGGGTCGAGGTCATCACCGGCTGTATGTTCTCCGGGAAGACCGAGGAACTCATCCGGCGACTCCGGCGCGCCGAAATCGCGGGCCAGTCGGTCGCCGTCTTCACCCCCGCGCTGGACGACCGCTACGGCGAGACCACCATCGGGTCGCACGACGGCCAGCACTGGGAGGCGACCGTCGTCGAGAACGACGGCGAGGACGTCTACGAACTGCTCGACCACCTGAACGGCGAGCAGGTCGTCGCCATCGACGAGGCCAACTTCTTCTCCGAGGACCTCGTCGGCGTCTGCGAACGCCTCGCGGCCGACGGTCGCCGCGTCATCGTCAGCGGCACCGACCAGACGTTCCGGGGCGAACCGTTCGACCCCGTGCCGCAACTCGTCGCGCTGGCGGAGTACGTCGACAAACTGCAGGCCATCTGCACCGTCTGTGGCGAACCCGCCTCGCGCAACCAGCGACTCATCGACGGCGAACCCGCCCACGCCGACGACCCGACCATCATGGTCGGCGCCGAGGAGTCCTACCAGGCGCGCTGTCGGAACTGCCACACCGTCCGCAGGGACTGA
- the yciH gene encoding stress response translation initiation inhibitor YciH yields MSNDLNDVAGLPDELGIGDDLARAEQRVSITVDTRRYGKAMTVVSGFDDSTDLDGLASTLKSRLAVGGTVTDGRIELQGDHGGRLPDVLREEGFRVDG; encoded by the coding sequence GTGAGCAACGACCTCAACGACGTCGCGGGCCTCCCCGACGAACTCGGTATCGGGGACGACCTCGCCCGGGCGGAACAGCGCGTCTCCATCACCGTCGACACCCGGCGGTACGGCAAGGCGATGACCGTCGTCTCCGGGTTCGACGACTCGACGGACCTCGACGGCCTCGCCTCGACGCTGAAGTCGCGTCTCGCCGTGGGCGGGACCGTGACCGACGGGCGCATCGAACTGCAGGGCGACCACGGCGGTCGGTTGCCCGACGTCCTCCGCGAGGAGGGCTTCCGGGTCGACGGCTGA
- the kynU gene encoding kynureninase: MSFDATREAARRRDEADPLSSFRERFALPDDLYMDGNSLGPLSSDAERTLDRVVDEWREQGIRGWTDGDPPWFEYAESLGERLAPLVGARGDEVVVANSTTVNVHTLVATFYDLLEGTPKILVDELDFPTDHYAVRAQLRQRGLDPDEHLVQVESRDGRTIAAEDVVRAMDAHDVGLAFLPSVLYRSGQLLDVERIARAADERGVLLGLDLAHSVGVVPHDLSALGVDFAVWCHYKYLSAGPGAVAGLYVNREHHGVTPALAGWWGHEKGTQFEMNMEYTPAESAGAFQIGTVPMLAAAPLEGALDVVEEAGIDAIREKSVALTDYLVSLVDERVLECDVGTPREASRRGGHVAVEHPEGDRISRALKERGVVVDFRPPNVVRVCPAPLYVGFEDVWRVVDHLRDIVETRGYEAFDTRGGGVS; encoded by the coding sequence ATGAGCTTCGACGCCACCCGCGAGGCCGCCCGGCGGCGCGACGAGGCGGACCCCCTCTCGTCGTTCCGCGAACGGTTCGCCCTCCCCGACGACCTGTACATGGACGGCAACTCCCTCGGGCCCCTCTCGTCGGACGCCGAACGGACGCTCGACCGGGTCGTCGACGAGTGGCGCGAGCAGGGCATCCGCGGGTGGACGGACGGCGACCCGCCGTGGTTCGAGTACGCGGAGTCCCTCGGCGAGCGACTCGCACCCCTCGTCGGGGCGAGGGGCGACGAGGTGGTGGTCGCCAACTCCACGACGGTCAACGTCCACACCCTCGTCGCGACGTTCTACGACCTGCTGGAGGGAACCCCGAAGATACTCGTCGACGAACTCGACTTCCCGACGGACCACTACGCCGTCCGCGCGCAACTGCGCCAGCGGGGGCTGGACCCCGACGAGCACCTCGTGCAGGTGGAGTCGCGCGACGGGCGGACCATCGCCGCCGAGGACGTGGTCCGGGCGATGGACGCCCACGACGTGGGACTGGCCTTCCTCCCGAGCGTCCTCTACCGATCGGGCCAGTTGCTCGACGTCGAGCGAATCGCCCGCGCCGCCGACGAACGGGGGGTCCTGCTGGGGCTGGACCTCGCACACTCCGTCGGCGTCGTTCCCCACGACCTCTCGGCGCTCGGCGTGGACTTCGCCGTCTGGTGTCACTACAAGTACCTCAGCGCCGGGCCGGGGGCCGTCGCGGGCCTCTACGTGAACCGCGAGCACCACGGCGTGACGCCGGCGCTCGCGGGGTGGTGGGGCCACGAGAAGGGGACGCAGTTCGAGATGAACATGGAGTACACCCCCGCCGAGAGCGCCGGGGCGTTCCAGATCGGCACGGTCCCGATGCTCGCCGCCGCCCCTCTCGAAGGGGCACTCGACGTGGTCGAGGAGGCCGGCATCGACGCCATCCGCGAGAAGTCGGTCGCGCTGACCGACTACCTCGTCTCGCTCGTGGACGAACGCGTCCTCGAGTGCGACGTGGGGACGCCCCGCGAGGCCAGTCGTCGCGGGGGTCACGTCGCCGTCGAACACCCGGAGGGCGACCGCATCAGTCGGGCGCTGAAGGAACGCGGGGTCGTAGTCGACTTCCGCCCGCCGAACGTCGTCCGGGTCTGTCCGGCCCCGCTGTACGTCGGCTTCGAGGACGTCTGGCGGGTGGTCGACCACCTGCGCGACATCGTCGAGACGCGCGGCTACGAGGCGTTCGACACGAGGGGAGGAGGTGTCAGTTAG
- a CDS encoding rhomboid family intramembrane serine protease codes for MRRGLRSPTLTTLAVLLVVFCFQSVATEFGVGRNLFSLSLPLDRHPWTVVTTVYAHDSLTHLAVNALGVAILGVGIEQVTTPRRFHAFFLGTGVLAALTEVTVWGLLGERVAVVGASGAVLALFGYAMVGNPLSRTLLTRLGLGPRGESVLFVGLAALITLVAAAPRVALVAHFTGLLLGILAGRTHLLRPGRAPA; via the coding sequence ATGCGACGGGGCCTCCGGAGTCCGACCCTCACCACCCTCGCCGTCCTCCTCGTCGTGTTCTGCTTCCAGAGCGTCGCGACCGAATTCGGCGTCGGTCGGAACCTGTTTTCGCTGTCCCTCCCGCTCGACCGCCACCCGTGGACGGTGGTGACGACGGTGTACGCCCACGACAGCCTCACGCACCTCGCGGTGAACGCCCTCGGCGTCGCCATCCTCGGGGTGGGCATCGAGCAGGTCACGACGCCCCGGCGCTTCCACGCCTTCTTCCTCGGGACCGGTGTGCTCGCCGCGCTGACCGAGGTGACCGTCTGGGGCCTGCTCGGCGAACGCGTCGCCGTCGTGGGCGCAAGCGGGGCCGTCCTTGCACTGTTCGGCTACGCGATGGTCGGCAACCCCCTCTCGCGGACGCTCCTCACCCGCCTCGGCCTCGGGCCGCGCGGCGAGTCGGTGCTGTTCGTCGGCCTCGCGGCGCTCATCACGCTGGTCGCCGCCGCCCCGCGCGTCGCCCTCGTCGCCCACTTCACGGGACTCCTGCTCGGCATCCTCGCGGGCCGGACGCACCTGCTCCGCCCGGGTCGGGCCCCCGCGTGA
- a CDS encoding alpha/beta hydrolase, which yields MREPLDPQVASVIDRIDRQGVPEWHAMGVECARRVEDEVFSGGAGPPVELVRNLSVPGPDGDIPIRVYRPEGDEPHPVLVYYHGGGWVLGTLDSVESVCRELADRTGCVVVSVDYRLAPEHPFPAAVDDAYAALEWTAANAPSLGGDPTRIGVAGTSAGGNLAAAMALRVRTVNGEASWTGCRREGSNRPTSTVDLAYQLLLYPITDHAFDRPSYEECEGHLLSSADMEWFWTQYLRSPVDGHNPFASPLRAPDLSGVAPATVVTAGYDPLRDEGRAYADRLAAADVPVDHEHYPSMCHGFLSLTDEVDVADRAMDTIADRVRSNL from the coding sequence GTGCGCGAACCCCTCGACCCCCAAGTCGCCTCCGTCATCGACCGAATCGACCGGCAGGGAGTCCCCGAGTGGCACGCGATGGGGGTCGAGTGCGCTCGTCGCGTCGAGGACGAGGTGTTCTCCGGCGGGGCCGGCCCGCCCGTCGAACTCGTCCGGAACCTCTCGGTGCCCGGGCCGGACGGCGACATCCCGATCCGCGTCTACCGCCCGGAGGGCGACGAACCCCACCCCGTCCTCGTCTACTACCACGGCGGCGGGTGGGTGCTCGGGACGCTCGACTCCGTCGAGAGCGTCTGTCGCGAACTCGCCGACCGCACCGGGTGTGTCGTCGTCAGCGTGGACTACCGCCTCGCGCCCGAACACCCCTTCCCCGCGGCGGTCGACGACGCCTACGCCGCCCTCGAGTGGACGGCGGCGAACGCCCCATCGCTGGGTGGCGACCCCACGCGAATCGGCGTCGCGGGCACCAGCGCGGGCGGGAACCTCGCGGCGGCGATGGCCCTCCGCGTCCGGACGGTCAACGGCGAGGCGTCGTGGACCGGGTGTCGCCGGGAGGGTTCCAACCGGCCGACCAGCACCGTCGACCTCGCCTACCAGTTGCTGTTGTACCCCATCACGGACCACGCCTTCGACAGGCCGTCCTACGAGGAGTGCGAGGGCCACCTGCTCTCGTCGGCCGACATGGAGTGGTTCTGGACGCAGTACCTCCGCAGTCCCGTCGACGGGCACAACCCCTTCGCGTCGCCGCTTCGCGCGCCGGACCTCTCGGGGGTGGCTCCGGCGACGGTGGTGACGGCCGGCTACGACCCGCTTCGCGACGAGGGACGGGCGTACGCCGACCGACTGGCGGCGGCCGACGTACCGGTCGACCACGAACACTACCCGTCGATGTGTCACGGCTTTCTCAGTCTCACCGACGAGGTGGACGTGGCCGACCGCGCGATGGACACCATCGCCGACCGGGTACGCTCGAACCTCTAG